Below is a genomic region from Jiangella gansuensis DSM 44835.
TGCGCTGGGTGGCCAAGAACATCGTCGCCGCCGGGCTGGCCCGCCGCTGCGAGGTCCAGGTGGCCTACGCCATCGGCAAGGCCGAGCCGGTCGGGCTGTTCCTGGAGTGCTTCGGAACCGAGCGGGTGCCCGTCGAGCGGATCGAGCGGGCCGTCACGGAGGTCTTCGACCTGCGTCCGGCGGCGATCATTCGCGACCTCGACCTCCTGCGCCCCATCTACGCGCAGACGGCGGCGTACGGACACTTCGGCCGCGAACTGCCCGACTTCACCTGGGAGCGCACCGACCGGGTGGAGGCGTTGCAGGCGGCGGCCGGCTGATCGTACCTCCGGGGGAGGGCCAGCTCGTCCTGGAGTCGCATCGAGCGACGGGAAGCGTTCCGTAGCGTGATGGCATGCGTCGCCACCTGCTGATCTCACTCGCCTCCGCCGCCACACTCCTTCCCGCCGGACTGGTCGCCGCACCAGCCGTGAGCGCCGGTGCGGCGCCTGGCGCCGTCGCCGATCGGCGCATCGAGCTCGACACCGCGCTGCTGGAGCGTGCCCTCGACGCCGTCGACGCCGCGGGCATGCCAGGCATCGTCGCCGAGGTACGCGACGGTGACGAGACGTGGACGTCCGCGCGTGGCGAGCGCGACCCGTACGCGTCGTCGCCGGAAGCCGTCGAGACCACCGACCTGTTCCGCGTCGGCAGCGTCACCAAGAGCATGGTGACCGCCGTCGTCCTGCAGCTGGTCGACGAGGGCCGGCTCAGCCTGGACGACGCTGTCGCCGACCGCCTGCCCGGCGTGCTGCCCTACGACGAGCCGATCACGGTACGGCAGCTGCTCGGCCACACCGCCGGCGTCCCCGACTACTTCGTCGACGTGTACCCGTCGCTGGCCGAGACGTCGGCGGCGGACATCGGCCGGAACCGGCTGCGGTACTACCGGCCCCAGCAGCTGGTCGACATCGCCACTCAGCGTCCGCTCGACTTCGCGCCGGACCAGTACTACTCGTACTCCAACACCGGCTATTACGTCATCGGCCTGCTGGTCGAGAAGGTCACCGGCAATGCCATCGAGGACGAGCTCGCGCGGCGGGTGTTCGAGCCGGCCGGCCTCACCGACACCTCGTTCCCGCGGTTCAGCCCGGTCATCGACGGCGAGCACCCGAACGCGTACTTCGGCACCGAGAACCCCGATGCGCCGTACGTGGACACCACCCGGTTGTCGCCCACCCAGCTGTGGGCCGCCGGCGCCGTCGTCTCCACCTCCACCGACCTCAACACGTTCTTCCGGGCCATGTTCGACGGCACACTGGTGCCGGCCGACCTGCTGGCCGAGGCGCGTGAACTGACCGCGCAGTCCATGGGCACGTACGGCCTCGGCCTCCAGGCCATCCCGGCCGAATGCGAGGCAATTCCAGGTGGGATCGTCTACGGACACACCGGCGGAACTCTCGGCCATACG
It encodes:
- a CDS encoding serine hydrolase domain-containing protein — encoded protein: MRRHLLISLASAATLLPAGLVAAPAVSAGAAPGAVADRRIELDTALLERALDAVDAAGMPGIVAEVRDGDETWTSARGERDPYASSPEAVETTDLFRVGSVTKSMVTAVVLQLVDEGRLSLDDAVADRLPGVLPYDEPITVRQLLGHTAGVPDYFVDVYPSLAETSAADIGRNRLRYYRPQQLVDIATQRPLDFAPDQYYSYSNTGYYVIGLLVEKVTGNAIEDELARRVFEPAGLTDTSFPRFSPVIDGEHPNAYFGTENPDAPYVDTTRLSPTQLWAAGAVVSTSTDLNTFFRAMFDGTLVPADLLAEARELTAQSMGTYGLGLQAIPAECEAIPGGIVYGHTGGTLGHTTYSFGSPDGERQTTITYTLDDQLAPSQELAAAVNGVLVAGLCGIDVTAARTTAELDLLGRIEAVLG